Proteins encoded together in one Onychomys torridus chromosome 1, mOncTor1.1, whole genome shotgun sequence window:
- the Snrpa gene encoding U1 small nuclear ribonucleoprotein A, protein MAVPETRPNHTIYINNLNEKIKKDELKKSLYAIFSQFGQILDILVSRSLKMRGQAFVIFKEVSSATNALRSMQGFPFYDKPMRIQYAKTDSDIIAKMKGTFVERDRKREKRKPKSQETPAAKKAVQGGAAAPVVGAVQPVPGMPPMTQAPRIMHHMPGQPPYMPPPGMIPPPGLAPGQIPPGAMPPQQLMPGQMPPAQPLSENPPNHILFLTNLPEETNELMLSMLFNQFPGFKEVRLVPGRHDIAFVEFDNEVQAGAARDALQGFKITQNNAMKISFAKK, encoded by the exons ATGGCAGTTCCTGAAACCCGTCCCAACCACACTATTTATATCAACAATCTCAATGAGAAGATCAAGAAGGATG AGCTGAAGAAGTCCCTGTATGCCATCTTCTCCCAGTTTGGCCAGATCCTGGATATCCTGGTGTCTCGGAGCCTGAAGATGAGGGGCCAGGCCTTTGTCATTTTCAAGGAGGTCAGCAGCGCCACTAATGCCTTGCGTTCCATGCAAGGTTTCCCCTTCTACGACAAGCCCATG CGCATCCAGTACGCCAAGACTGACTCAGACATCATTGCCAAGATGAAGGGTACCTTTGTGGAGAGGGACCGCAAACGAGAGAAGAGGAAACCCaagagtcaggagacgccagctgCCAAAAAGGCTGTTCAGGGTGGGGCAGCTGCCCCCGTGGTGGGCGCTGTCCAGCCTGTACCG GGTATGCCACCGATGACTCAGGCACCCCGCATTATGCACCACATGCCAGGCCAGCCTCCTTACatgccaccacctggcatgatCCCACCACCGGGCCTTGCTCCTGGCCAGATCCCCCCTGGGGCCATGCCCCCACAGCAGCTCATGCCTGGACAGATGCCGCCTGCTCAGCCT CTCTCCGAGAATCCACCCAATCACATCCTGTTCCTCACCAACCTGCCTGAGGAGACCAACGAGCTCATGCTGTCCATGCTTTTCAATCA gttcCCTGGCTTCAAGGAGGTGCGTCTGGTTCCTGGGCGGCACGACATCGCCTTTGTGGAGTTTGACAACGAAGTGCAGGCTGGGGCAGCACGAGATGCCCTGCAAGGCTTTAAGATCACGCAGAACAATGCCATGAAGATCTCGTTTGCCAAGAAGTAG